The Methylocystis sp. ATCC 49242 region AACTGGCCGATCGTTTGATACTTTGGCGTCGGCAACGCGTGATCCCATCACGCATTCCCGCGGTCGAATGAAAGGTTCCCAATTCTTGTCTACCTTGACCTTCCGAGTGCGAGGTCTGTGGACAGGCGTTCTAAGAGCGATTTAGGTCTGGCTAGGGCTGTTTTGTCAAGTTCCCAAACCACAAGCATTGCTGGGTGGTCTGGCCTGCTGCCAGTTTCATGGAAGCCGAGCAACGTTGTTTCATGAGGCCGGAGGTTGGTTATGGCGAGACGGATATTCAGTCGGGAGTTCAAGGTAGAAGCCGTTCGGCTGGTTAAGAAGCGCGGCATCTCCGTCGCGCAGGCCTGCCGCGATCTAGATGTGCATGAGAACCTGTCGCGGCAGGAGTTGACGGCGCATCCAGCGCAGGCCTTTCCCGGGCGCGGCCAGCAGACGCCCGGGCAACTGGAGATCGAGCGGCTGCGCCGTGAAGTCGCCAAACTACGGGCGGAGCGCGACACCCTAAAAAAAGGCCGCAGTCTTCTTCGCGAGCGAAGCGAAATGAGGTGCACTTTCATCGCGAAGCACCGGAGCGTCTGGCCGGTGGCGTGGCTCTGCGAAGCGCTGGACGTCCCCCGGTGGGCTTTCACGCCTGGCTGCGTCGCGGGTCGAGCGTCCGGGCGTTCGCCGACTGGCGGCGAAAATACGCGGGAGCTTTGGGCGGCGCCCGCACCTATGGCGCCCGCCGTGTCTGTCGGGACGTCCTGGCGGAAGGCTTCTCCTGCAGCCTGCACACGATCGAACGGTTGATGCGGGCGAACGCCTTCCGGGCGCGACCGCGTCGCCGTAGCCTGCCGAAGGACGACGGACAACTCGTCACGGATGCGTTGATGATGGCGCTCTGGCGGCGCGGCAAGCCGGACGCCCTGCTCCGTCACTCCGATAGGGGCAGCCAATACGAGCGAGCAGTTCCAGCGCCTGATGGGCGACAATGGCGTCGTTTGTTCGGTGAGACGATCCGGCAATGTCTGGGACAATTCGGCAATGGAGAGCTTCTTCTCTTCACTGAAGACCGAGCGGATCGGAAAGAAAATCTACCGCGTGACGACGCGCGCGCCGATGTCTTCCATTACGTCGAGCGGTTCTACAACCCTGTCCGCAGGCATTCGCCGATCGGCTACGTCAGCCCGGTTAAATTCGAAGAAGTTGGGGGTAACTTAACTCGGCGTCCACGAAATCGGCAGCAGGCCAATCAGCGGTGCTGGCAGGTTAATTACATTAACCCATATTGTATCCAAACTGCAGCCTCGCGATAAGGCCCAGTCGGCGGAAGAGGGTTTTAATTTTGAGGGGGCATCGACAAAGAGCGTTTTTTCTGCCTTGGCCATTCCCCCACCCCTCTGTAAAAGTTTCAGCAATCTTTGAGGGGGGAAGAGGAGGCTCAATGAATTCGCTATCCGTTGCTGCCGTCGTGCTCGGCAGCGCATCCGGCACTGCACTTGTTGGCCTGCTTCTGCATGCCAGATTGCAAAGCCATTTGGACCCAGATTCAAAGGAGGTTATCAAGCTTGTGATGGGTCTGATCGGCACCATGTCAGCGCTGATCCTTGGTCTGCTTATAGGCTCGGCGAATAACTCCTACAATACGCAGAGGAATGAGTTGCAATCGGTCTCAGCCAACATTGTCTTGCTCGATAGACTGCTGGCATCCTATGGAACGGAGACCAAAGGGGCGCGCGACGAACTACGAAGCGCGGTCAAGGGGGCCCATGACCGAATCTGGTCGCGGGGAGGCCCGCGACCGGCAAATGTTGACTCAGCCATCAAATTTATAGAGCAGCTCCAGGGTCTAACTCCCAAGACCGAGACTGGGAAAATCTTGCATCGTCGAACCATGGAGGTGGCGGCGGGTATTCTGCAAACTCGACTGTTGATGGCAGAACAGGCCGAGGACGCGCTCCCCAAACCGTTCCTGGCGGTGCTAATATTCTGGATAGGCGCGCTCTTCTTGGGCTTCGGCCTCTTTACTCGTTGGAATGGCACGGTGATAGCAGCTCTGCTGTTGGGCGCGATTTCTTTCTCGGGCGCTATTTTTCTTATCATTGAGCTGAGCATGCCCTTTGAAGGGATCATGCGACTCTCCGACGCCCCGTTGCGCCACGCGCTGGCGCAAATCGGTGGATAAGACCAACGCGATTTTTCTGGGAAGGAAGGGAGGATGGCGCACGCATCCTTTGCGGCTTTGTTCTAGATGGCCGCCACGGTTTTGGCCAATGCAAGTGCGAAGAGGTTC contains the following coding sequences:
- a CDS encoding DUF4239 domain-containing protein: MNSLSVAAVVLGSASGTALVGLLLHARLQSHLDPDSKEVIKLVMGLIGTMSALILGLLIGSANNSYNTQRNELQSVSANIVLLDRLLASYGTETKGARDELRSAVKGAHDRIWSRGGPRPANVDSAIKFIEQLQGLTPKTETGKILHRRTMEVAAGILQTRLLMAEQAEDALPKPFLAVLIFWIGALFLGFGLFTRWNGTVIAALLLGAISFSGAIFLIIELSMPFEGIMRLSDAPLRHALAQIGG